From a single Gadus morhua chromosome 3, gadMor3.0, whole genome shotgun sequence genomic region:
- the hyls1 gene encoding dentin sialophosphoprotein isoform X1 — MPSPEPSGRLLLRPATLSFSAWAAMYKLCPGADEESSGNDRSSLHSSSFWSDGEEELEVVERAGRGEGSAAAPGSVSAPLNPAVTSADPPPAGQLESRGHTGDCSHGSVGEEDGDDEDGSDDEDSVSDEIDVEGYEDGSDDEGSGSDEEDAGGDKDVGSDDEDSGADDDDGSVDDDCGGGDDEENGLDGDEADGGGVSDSVVEDEDDGDKGLAGENRGSPAPSHLTSGYGTYRPDSVGKDTEAGTIAEFDGETLAGDESDEEDLYRFYCGDPSPPPHLQPTRPMPRSPDPSEALSGMGHRSQPGLEEEEWRGEEDRKCPAPDGKYSADQREDPPPPQAGVGEQCPWRSEGDECRSGSALAERWTDRRDQQTEQEPEPEPEPELGAFSSNTEIRFIDSHPEPGCAGALWDSLGPRDPDVSSLEERLGGLRVATASAHRHGGDGDEETENEDVTGQSDDVTSQSDGRSSSGLSLTAFESFVRDMVRMQTERALKPRPKSFIRPVLGHPHTRNLKKMDPLTRYLQYKQEWDMFKVPGEKDRKALRWEIREQLAYQAPPARPRRAYVPNSYVVPTDKKRSALRWEVRNDLANGLLPPKQNYRF; from the exons ATGCCCTCTCCAGAGCCATCTGGACGGCTCCTGCTCAGACCAgctactctctctttctctgcctgggCCGCTATGTACAAGCTGTGTCCCGGCGCCGACGAGGAGAGCAGCGGGAACGAccgctcctctctccactcctcctccttctggtccgacggagaggaggagctaGAGGTCGTGGAGCGGGCGGGTCGTGGGGAAGGCTCGGCAGCGGCACCAGGCTCTGTGAGCGCTCCATTGAACCCGGCGGTGACATCAGCCGACCCTCCACCCGCCGGCCAATTGGAGAGCAGGGGCCACACCGGAGACTGTTCACATGGGAGCGTGGGTGAAGAGGATGGTGACGATGAAGATGGCAGTGACGATGAAGATAGTGTTTCTGATGAAATTGATGTGGAAGGTTATGAAGATGGCAGTGATGATGAAGGTAGTGGTAGTGATGAAGAAGATGCCGGTGGGGATAAAGATGTTGGCAGTGATGATGAAGACAGTGGagccgatgatgatgatggcagtGTTGACGATGACTGTGGTGGCGGGGACGATGAGGAGAATGGCCTTGACGGTGATGAAGCTGACGGTGGCGGTGTGAGTGACAGTGTTGTTGAGGATGAAGATGACGGTGACAAAGGGCTGGCTGGTGAGAACCGCGGCAGCCCCGCCCCGAGTCACCTGACATCCGGGTACGGGACGTACAGACCGGACTCGGTCGGTAAGGACACGGAGGCCGGCACCATCGCGGAGTTCGACGGGGAAACCCTGGCAGGAGACGAGAGCGACGAGGAAGACCTCTACCGCTTCTACTGCggggacccctcccccccaccccacctccagcCCACCCGGCCAATGCCACGCTCACCCGACCCAAGTGAGGCCCTGTCCGGGATGGGGCATCGCAGCCAACCTGGCCTCGAagaagaggagtggagaggagaagaagacagGAAGTGTCCAGCGCCAGACGGGAAGTATTCAGCCGATCAACGCGAGGATCCTCCTCCCCCGCAGGCTGGCGTCGGTGAACAGTGCCCCTGGAGGTCAGAGGGAGACGAGTGCCGCAGTGGGTCTGCGCTAGCGGAGcgctggacagacagacgggaccAGCAGACGGAGCAGGAGCCGGAGCCGGAGCCGGAGCCGGAGCTAGGGGCGTTCAGTAGCAACACGGAGATCCGCTTCATCGACTCCCACCCGGAGCCTGGCTGTGCTGGAGCCTTGTGGGATAGCCTGGGACCCAGAGACCCGG ATGTCAGCAGCCTAGAGGAGAGGCTCGGAGGTCTGCGGGTGGCTACCGCATCGGCCCATCGCCATGGCGGTGACGGCGACGAGGAGACGGAGAACGAGGACGTCACCGGCCAgagcgatgacgtcacgagCCAGAGCGACGGGCGCAGCTCGTCCGGCCTCTCGCTCACCGCCTTCGAGTCGTTTGTCAGAGACATG GTCCgaatgcagacagagagggcgCTGAAACCCAGACCCAAGTCTT TCATCCGCCCGGTGCTGGGACACCCTCACACCAGGAACCTGAAGAAGATGGACCCTTTGACCAG GTATCTTCAGTACAAACAGGAGTGGGACATGTTCAAGGTTCCAGGGGAGAAGGACCGGAAAGCGCTGCGCTGGGAGATCAGG GAGCAGCTGGCCTACCAAGCTCCACCA GCGCGGCCACGGCGGGCCTACGTACCCAACTCCTACGTCGTCCCCACGGACAAAAAACGCTCGGCTCTGCGCTGGGAGGTCAGGAACGACCTCGCCAACGGACTGCTTCCGCCCAAACAAAACTACCGCTTTTAA
- the hyls1 gene encoding hydrolethalus syndrome protein 1 isoform X2 encodes MDSLDFSEDEIQEQLAVLGYRNIPQHRLREFKRDLDELIQQKKLKILDSSRELNFSNRSQLGANHITTSPPAYTKETGPQCFPSWSGEGSILNAGTGDHHREVLSSWRLNQEPDPQDSYARYTVAPRTLRPSEAPHRLHLLPDPGTHESPVPSDPGSDRLSHPTSQASSPEGGGQGKPFITRKVLRKHKGQFFVCNESVHSEDSDVSSLEERLGGLRVATASAHRHGGDGDEETENEDVTGQSDDVTSQSDGRSSSGLSLTAFESFVRDMVRMQTERALKPRPKSFIRPVLGHPHTRNLKKMDPLTRYLQYKQEWDMFKVPGEKDRKALRWEIREQLAYQAPPARPRRAYVPNSYVVPTDKKRSALRWEVRNDLANGLLPPKQNYRF; translated from the exons atGGATAGCCTGGACTTTTCTGAGGATGAGATTCAGGAACAGTTGGCGGTCCTCGGATACAGAAATATTCCTCAACACAGATTGAGGGAATTTAAACGAG ACCTGGACGAGCTGATCCAACAGAAGAAGTTAAAGATCCTTGATTCCTCCAGGGAGCTCAACTTCAGCAACCGGTCTCAGCTGGGGGCGAATCACATCACAACCAGCCCACCAGCGTACACTAAGGAGACTG GGCCTCAGTGCTTCCCCAGCTGGTCTGGCGAAGGATCTATCCTCAACGCTGGAACCGGGGACCACCACAGAGAG GTGCTCTCTTCCTGGCGTCTGAACCAAGAGCCGGACCCCCAGGACTCCTATGCTCGCTACACGGTGGCCCCCAGGACCCTACGGCCCTCCGAGGCCCCCCACAGGCTCCACCTGCTGCCGGACCCTGGGACACATGAATCACCGGTGCCTTCAGACCCCGGCTCAGACCGCCTGTCTCATCCCACGAGCCAGGCATCCAGCCCAGAGGGAGGGGGCCAGGGGAAACCCTTCATCACCAGGAAGGTCCTGAG AAAGCACAAGGGACAATTCTTTGTTTGCAACGAATCCGTTCACAGCGAAGATTCAG ATGTCAGCAGCCTAGAGGAGAGGCTCGGAGGTCTGCGGGTGGCTACCGCATCGGCCCATCGCCATGGCGGTGACGGCGACGAGGAGACGGAGAACGAGGACGTCACCGGCCAgagcgatgacgtcacgagCCAGAGCGACGGGCGCAGCTCGTCCGGCCTCTCGCTCACCGCCTTCGAGTCGTTTGTCAGAGACATG GTCCgaatgcagacagagagggcgCTGAAACCCAGACCCAAGTCTT TCATCCGCCCGGTGCTGGGACACCCTCACACCAGGAACCTGAAGAAGATGGACCCTTTGACCAG GTATCTTCAGTACAAACAGGAGTGGGACATGTTCAAGGTTCCAGGGGAGAAGGACCGGAAAGCGCTGCGCTGGGAGATCAGG GAGCAGCTGGCCTACCAAGCTCCACCA GCGCGGCCACGGCGGGCCTACGTACCCAACTCCTACGTCGTCCCCACGGACAAAAAACGCTCGGCTCTGCGCTGGGAGGTCAGGAACGACCTCGCCAACGGACTGCTTCCGCCCAAACAAAACTACCGCTTTTAA